TGGACGCGAGCGTGAACAGCAACAGGGTGGCCAGCTTCGACCACAGCCAACGGCGCCGGGTGATCGACTGCGCCCAGACGAGCGCGGTCGTGCCCGCCTCTAGTTCGCGGCAGATGATCGTCGCGCCCCAGAAGACGCCGATCAGCAGCGGCACCGCCACCGTGATGTTCACGAGTGTGGTCATGGTCTGGTAGCCGTCGAAGAGCCCACCGCAGGTGTTGCCGGATCGGCAGGCGTTCAGCGCATCGGTCAGCTTGCGGCCGGTAATCAGGACCGGTACGGCGAACGCGAGGACGGCCGCGGCGGCTATCGCCACCTGGGCGCGGTGCTGGCGCCAGAGAACCCAGTTCATGCCGGCACCTCCCGCAGGACGCTCTCGTCGGGCCCGACCGAGCTCATGCCGAGGTAGGCGAGCATGATCTCCTCCAGGCTCAGCTCGGACTGTTCCCAGCCCGGGTCGTGCAGCGGGCCGTTGAGCCGCACCCACACGCTGACCTGGCGTGCGGTGCGTTCCACGCGCAGCACGGTGTGCTCGCGTTCGAGAGCGGCGATATCCCTGCGCGTGGAGGTCAGCAGGCGGTGCCCGAGGAGCACGTCGTCGAGGTCGTCGGCGAGCACCGTGCGCCCATCGGCGAGGACGACAAGGTGATCGCACACCCGCTCCAGGTCGGCGACGAGATGACTGGAGAGCATCACGGTGATGCCGTGCTCGGCAACAGCCTCGGCCAGCGTGCTCAGGAAGTCCCGGCGGGCGAGCGGGTCGAGCGCGGCAACGGGCTCGTCGAGCAGCAGCACCCGCGGGTGCTTGGCGAGCGCGAGCGCCAGCCCGACCTGGGCGCGCTGGCCGCCGGAGAGCGTACCGACCCGCTGGCCGAGCGGGATGCGCAGCGACCTCAGCCGCTGCCGGCCGGCGGCGTCGTCCCACCGCGGGTTCAGGTGCGCACCCATACGCAGGTGGTCCTCGGCGGACCAGCGCCGGTAGAGCGGGATCTCCTGGGCCAGGAAGCCGACCTCGGCGAGGAACGCGGGGTCGTCGGCGGGCGCCGTCCCCGCGACCGCGGCCCTGCCCGCGGTCGGGCGGCTGAGCCCGGCCAACATCCGCAACAACGTGGTCTTGCCCGCGCCGTTCGCACCCACCAGGCCGCAGACGCGCCCGGCCGGGACCGAGAAGGTGCACTCGTGCAGCGCCCACTTCGCCCGGTAGCGCTTGCCCAGTCCGTCCGCCACCACGGCCGCCGGTGTGTTCATGCGATGGCCTCGTCCGCCGCTGCGCGCAGCCCGGCGCGCACCATGCTCTCGATGTCCGAGTCGGCGAGGCCGGCGCCCTGCGCGCGCGCGATCCAGGCGGCCAGCGACCGGCGCAGCACGGCCTGCTCGCTCGGCGGCGGCCCGTCCGGGCGGCGCAGCACGAACGTGCCGACGCCCTGTCGCCCTTCGACGAGGCCCTCACGCTCGAGGTCGCGGTAGGCCTTGAGCACGGTGTTCGGGTTGATCGCGAGCGAGCCCACGACCTCCTTGACCGTGGGCAGCCGGTCGCCGGGACGCAGCGTGCTGTTCAGCAGCGCCTGGCGGACCTGCTCCACGAGTTGAACATAGGGCGGCAGGCTGGACCGCGCGGACAGATGGAATCGAATCACTGAGACACCTACTTATCTAGGGATCTAGATAAGTAGAGCACTGGGCACACCGGGCGTCAATGAGCGACGGTGAAGCAACGCCGTCCGCACGCCCCGGAAGCGGGACATGCGGACGGCATCGTGCCGTGACGACACCGTGCCGTGACGACACCGTGCCGTGACGACACCGTGCCGTGACGACACATCGGATTCTGCTAGCGCCGACGCTCGCAGAACCCGATGCCGCCGACAACCCCGTGCCGTTGCGCACTATCGGGGTCTGCTCGCAGGAACGCTCGCAGAGCTCGATGCCGACGACAACCCCTGCCGTGCGGCATTGCCGGGGTCGGGACGGCTGTCGGGACGACCGTCGGGACGGCTGTCGGCGCTTAGCGAGCCGCAGTGCCCTCGGTGTAGTCGTCGTCCGCCGTGGCGACCCAGCTCATCAGGCCACGCAGCTTGCGCCCGGTCTCCTCGATCGGGTGCGTCTCGCCCTTGGCGCGCAACGCCTTGAACTCCGGCGCCCCGGCGTCCTGGTCGGCGATGAACCGCTCCGCGAACGCGCCGGACCGGATGTCGGCAAGCACCGCCTGCATGTTCGCCTTGACGTGCTCGTCGATCACCCGCGGGCCGGACACGTAGTCGCCGTACTCCGCGGTGTCCGACACCGACCAGCGCTGCTTGGCGATGCCGCCCTCGTACATCAGGTCGACGATCAGCTTGAGCTCGTGCAGGCACTCGAAATAGGCGACCTCGGGTGCGTAGCCGGCCTCGGTGAGCACCTCGAAGCCGTACATCACCAGCTGCGACGCGCCACCGCAGAGCACCGCCTGCTCACCGAACAGGTCGGTCTCGGTCTCCTCGGTGAAGGTGGTCTTGATCGCGCCGGCGCGGGTTCCGCCGATGCCCTTCGCGTAGGCGAGCGCGAGTGCGAACGCGTTGCCGGTCGCGTCCTGCTCCACGGCAACGAGCACAGGCACCCCCTTGCCGTCGACGAACTGCCGGCGTACCAGGTGGCCCGGTCCCTTGGGCGCGACCATCGCGACGTCCACGCCGGCAGGCGGCTTGATGTAGCCGAACCGGATGTTGAAGCCGTGCCCGAAGAACAGCGCGTCGCCGTCCTTGAGGTTCGGCTCGATCGACTCGGTGTACAGCGAGCGCTGCGCCGGATCCGGCGCGAGGATCATGATCAGGTCGGCCTCGGCCGCTGCCTCCGCGGGCGTGAGCACGCGCAAGCCCTCGTCCTCGGCCTTGGCCCGGCTGCGCGAGCCCTCCGGCAGCCCGACCCGGACGTCGACGCCGGAGTCACGCAGCGACAGCGCGTGGGCGTGGCCCTGGCTGCCGTAGCCGATGACGGCCACCTTGCGGCCCTGAACGATCGACAGGTCGGCGTCGTCGTCGTAGTAGATCTCCACTGCCATGCTGTGTTCGTCTCCTCTGGGTGATTGCGCCGGCGATCGGGGCGGCGGATCAGGCGCTGCGTTCGACCGAACGCAGCGCAGCTTGGGTCATCGAGCGCGGGCCGCGGCCGAGCGCGACCATCCCGGACTGCACGACCTCGCGAATACCGTACGGCTCGAGCATCTTGAGCATCGCGTCGAGCTTGTCCGGACGCCCGGACAGCTCGGCGGTCACGACCTCGGGCCCCACGTCGGCGACCTTGGCCTTGAACAGCTCGACGATCTGCAGCACGTCCCGCCGGGTCGTCTCGTCGGCACGGACCTTGACCAGCAGCAGCTCGCGCTGCACCGCCTGCTTGTCCTCCAGCTCGACGATCTTCAGCACGTTCACCAGCTTGTTGAGCTGCTTGGTGACCTGCTCCAGGGCTGAGCCCTCGACGCTGACGAGGATCGTGATCCGCGAGATGTCCGAGTGCTCGGTGGGGCCGACCGCGAGGGACTCGATGTTGAAGCCGCGGCGGCTGAACAGCCCGGCGACGCGAGCGAGCACGCCCGGCTTGTTCTCGACGAGGACGGAGAGGGTGTGGGTGCTCATGTCAGCCTCCTGCGATGAACTCGAGCAAGGCCCGGCAATGGACCTGGGTGGTGTCGATCAGCGGGACCTCCGCGTCGCCGTCGTGCAGCAACACGCCGACGCGTCTCATTCTTCGGACTCGAAGACGGGGCGGATGTCGCGCGCAGCCTGGATCTCGTCGTTGCTCGCGCCGGCGGCCACCATCGGCCAGACCATCGCGTCGGCGCCCACGGTGAAGTCGACGACGACCGGCTGGTCGTCGATCTGCATCGCCTTCTCGATCGTGCTGTCGACGTCCGCCTTGCTCTCGCAACGCAGGCCGATGCAGCCGAGCGCGTCGGCGAGTTTGACGAAGTCGGGGATGCGGTGCTTGTGGGTACCGAGCTCGGTCTGGCTGTACCGCTGCTCGTAGAACAGGGTCTGCCACTGGCGCACCATGCCGAGGTTGCCGTTGTTGATCACCGCGACCTTGATCGGGATGCCCTCGATCGCGCAGGTGGCCAGTTCCTGGTTGGTCATCTGGAAGCAGCCGTCGCCGTCGATGGCCCACACCAGCTTGTCCGGGCAGCCCACCTTCGCGCCCATCGCCGCGGGCACCGAGTAGCCCATCGTGCCGGCTCCCCCGGAGTTCAGGAACGTGTACGGGTTCTCGTACTTGATGAACTGGGCCGCCCACATCTGGTGTTGCCCGACGCCGGCCGCGAAGACCGTCTCCGGCCCGGCGATCGCACCGAGCCGCTCGATCACGTACTGCGGGGACAGGCTGCCGTCGGCCGGCTCGTCGTAGCCCAGCGGGTAGGTGTCGCGCCACTGGTCGAGCTGGCGCCACCAGCCGGTGAGGTCGGTGCGGTTGCCCGCCGCGAACTCGGCCTCGACGGCGGGGACGAGGTCGGTGAGCACGTCGCGGGCGTCGCCGACGATCGGCACGTCGGCCACCCTGTTCTTGCCGATCTCCGCAGGGTCGATGTCGGCGTGGATCACGGCCGCGCCGGGCGCGAACGTCGAGAGCCGGCCGGTGACCCGGTCGTCGAAACGGGTGCCGAGCGCGATGAGCAGGTCTGCCTTCTGCAGCGCGGTCACGGCCGAGACCGAGCCGTGCATGCCGGGCATGCCCAGGTGCTGGCGGTGGCTGTCCGGGAACGCGCCGCGCGCCATGAGCGTGGTGACGACCGGGATCCCGGTGAGTTCGGCGAGGCGGCGCAGTTCCTGTGTCGCCCGTGCCTTGAGCACGCCGCCGCCGACGTACAGCACCGGCCGGCGGGCCGCGGCGATCAGCCGGGCCGCCTCACGGATCTGCTTGCCGTGCGGGCGGGTCACCGGCCGGTAGCCGGGCAGGTCCATCCGCGGCGGCCAGGAGAAGTCGGTGCGCTCCTGCAGCACGTCCTTCGGCAGGTCGACGAGAACGGGGCCGGGCCGGCCGGTCGAGGCGAGGTGGAACGCCTGCGCGATCGCCTGCGCGACGTCCCCGGCGCGCTGCACCAGGAAGTTGTGCTTGGTGATCGGCAGGGTGATGCCGGAGATGTCCGCCTCCTGGAACGCATCGGTGCCGATCATCGGACGGCTGACCTGCCCGGTGATCGCGACCATGGGAACCGAGTCCATGTAGGCGTCGGCGATCGGCGTGACGAGGTTCGTGGCCCCGGGTCCGCTCGTCGCCATGCAGACCCCCACCTTGCCGGAGGCCTGCGCGTACCCCTCTGCGGCATGCCCGGCGCCCTGCTCGTGGCGGACCAGGATGTGCCTGACCTTCGTGGAGTCGTACAGCGGGTCGTACGCCGGCAGGATCGCCCCGCCGGGGATGCCGAAGACTACGTCGGCGCCGACCTCTTCGAGCGAGCGGACCAGGGCCTGCGCGCCTGTCATCGACTCGGGTTCGGTCATCGTCGTCGCCTCTCCTCGGACGGAACTTCGCTGGCATGAGCGGTTCTCGTGCAACAAAAAACCCCCCGTGCTAGGCACGAAGGGTCAGCGCGCTGGAAACGACCGTACGGTCACCCAGCGCGCTCGATGATAAGTACGAGCTTGCTCACGAGTCAGGACTCTACACGGAGCGCCGCAGCCGGTTCAACAGGGCGGGACGTTCGTCTCATATGCTGAGACGATGTTCGCTCGCACGGGCGGGAATTTGCCCCGGTGATCAACTTGTGTAACCGGTGTTAAATATGCTTAACTGCTGGAAGCAGGACCGCGGGGGAGCGCGGGGATGCGGGGGAAACGCATCTGTCGGCTCTCAGTTCCAGGCGGCTCTCCTTGCTCACTCCAACGTCGCCGCGCGTGGCCCGTTCGCGCCGCCGCGGCCTGCTCGCGGTCCTTGCCGGGCTCGCCGTTTGTGTCGGCCTCACTGCCGAATCGCCCCAAGCCGCCGTCGGCAGGACCGCCGCCAATCCGGCCGGCGCCGCTGTGGTGCACGCTCCGCAGGCTGCCGCCCCGCTGGCCGCCCCACTGCCCGCGCCCGTCTCGTCGCGCCCCACCTCCCCTGCCGCCGAACGGGCGCAGTTGCCCGCTGCTGAGCAGCGCACCGCGTACCCGCGCGTGGCCGCGAGCTCGAAGCCGTCCACCTCGAAGCCGGCCGACTCCCCCGCCGACGCCGCCCCCGCCGCGCAGGGCACGACCCGGCAGACGACAAGCAAGCACACGACCACATCCTCGATGGCGCCCTCGACCGCAGCCTCGAGGCACGCGCCGAAGCAGCCGGCGAAGGCGTCCGGCTCGAGCTGGTCCACCGCCGCCCGCGCGGTGCTGGCGCAGCTGAACGCCGAGCGCGCCGCGCACGGCCTGCGCGCGCTGCGCATGGACAGCCGGCTGGTCTCCAGCGCGCACACCCACAACCTGGCGATGGCCGCGCACAACCAGATGTCGCACCAGCTGCCAGGTGAGGCGTGGTTCGCCGACCGGATCCTCGCCGCCGGCTACCCGTACGTCTACGCGGGCGAGAACGTGGGCTGGAACAGCGTGCGGACCGTCGCCGGCGCCCTGCAGCTGGAGACGATGATGTACACCGAGAAGCCGCCGAACGACGGGCACCGGCAGAACATCCTCAGCCCGCACTACACCCAGATCGGCGTCGACGTGTACGTCGATCCGGGCACCGGCAAGATCTGGCTGACCGAGGACTTCGGGAGCCGGTCGTGAAGCGCCGCCTCGCCGCCCTGCTGCTGTCGGTGATCCTGTGCGTGACCGGTCTCGGCTTCGCCCAGCCCGCCGCGGCGTTGAGCAGCAACCAGCTGGCGAACCGGCTGGTGGCGAGCATCAACGCGCAGCGCAAGGCGCACCACATGGCACCGCTTCGGGTGAACCGGACGCTGGTCAAGCGGGCGACGACCCATGCGAACCTGGTGCGCACGCACGCGCGGCTACGCAACACGTTCGCCGGCGAGCCGTCGCTCTCGACCCAGCTGCGCCGCCTCGGCTACCCGAAGCAGCGGGCCACCCAGGCGGTGGCCTGGAGCTCGACACAGCACTCGCTGCTGCGCCAGCCGAGCCGCAGCAAGGCCGTCCGGGCCCGGCTGCTCAACCGCACGTACACCCAGGTCGGCGTCGCGGTCCGGTACGTCTCGTCCCGGCATCGTTACGTGCTCACCGTGGTGTTCGCCCGGCCGCAGTCGCGCGCCACCCAGTACGCGAACAGCGTGCTGCGCCAGCTCAACGCCGAGCGCCGGGCGCACGGCCGCAAGGCGCTGACGATGAACTCGGCGCTCGTGCGCAGCGCGCACCGGCACAACCTGACGATGGCCGCGCACGACCAGATGTCCCACCAGCTGCCCGGCGAGCTGTTCTTCGCCCAGCGGATCGAGCGGGCCGGCTACCGCTACGTGTACGCCGGCGAGAACATCGGCTGGAACAGTCTGCAGACGGTTCACGGTGCGCTGCAGTTGGAGACGATGATGTACAACGAGCGGCCGCCGAACGACGGCCACCGGCAGAACATCCTCAGCCCCGACTACGTCAACGTCGGCATCGACGTCTACTTCGACCGGGTGAACCACAAGCTCTGGCTCACCGAGGACTTCGGCAGCCGCTGACGGTCAGCCGCAGACCGCGCCCTGGGCCGCGGAGCCGACCAGCTTGGCGTACTTGCCGGCGACCCCGAAGTCGAGGTGCTGCGGCAGCGGCTTCCAGTCCGCGCGGCGGCGCTCGAGCTCGGCGTCGTCGACCAGCAGGTCGAGGGTGCGCGAGGCCATGTCCAGCCGGATGCGGTCACCGTCCTGCACGAGCGCGATCGGGCCGCCGTGCGCCGCCTCGGGCGCCACGTGCCCGATGCACGGGCCGGTGGTGCCGCCGGAGAAGCGGCCGTCGGTCAGAAGCAGCACCTGCTTGCCCAGCCCCGCGCCCTTGATCGCACCGGTGATCGCCAGCATCTCGCGCATCCCGGGACCGCCCTTGGGGCCCTCCCAGCGGATCACGATCACGTCCCCGGCGCCGAGCTGTCCGGCCGCGAGGGCGTCCATCGCGCCCTGCTCCCGGTCGAACACCCGCGCCGTGCCCTCGAACTGCTCGTAGTCCAGCCCGGCGCTCTTCACCACCGCACCGTCCGGCGCGAGCGAGCCGCGCAGGATCGTCAGCCCGCCGGTGCGGTGGATCGGATCGCTCATCGCGTGGATGATCTTGCCGTCCGGGTCCGGGGGCGCGACCTCGTGCAGGTTCTCCGCGATCGTCCTGCCGGTCACGGTGAGGCAGTCGCCGTGCAGCAGACCGGCGTCCAACAACGCCTTCATCACCACCGGCACCCCGCCGATCCGGTCGATGTCGGTCATCACGTATTGCCCGAACGGCTTGACATCGGCGAGGTGCGGCACCTTGTCGCCGATGCGGTTGAAGTCGTCCAGGGTCAGCTCCACCTGGGCCTCGTGAGCGATCGCGAGCAGGTGCAGCACGGCGTTCGTCGACCCGCCCAGCGCCATCACGACGGTGATCGCGTTCTCGAAGGCCTGCTTGGTCAAGATGGTGCGCGCCGTGATCCCCGCGTCCACCAACCGCACCACCGCCTCCCCGGACCGCTCGGCGTACGCGTCCCGGCGCGAGTCCGGCGCGGGCGGGGCGGCGCTGCCGGTCAGCGAGAGGCCGAGCGCCTCCGCGGCGCTGGCCATGGTGTTCGCGGTGTACATGCCGCCGCACGCGCCCTCGCCAGGGCAGATCGCCTTCTCGATCTCGGTGACCTCCTCGCGGCTCATCCGGCCGGCCAGGCAGGCACCCACCGCCTCGAAGGCGTCGATGATCGTGACGTCGCGGCCCTGGTAGCGGCCCGGCAGCGTCGAACCCGCGTAGAGGAAGACCGCGGCGATGTCCAGGCGGGCCGCGGCCATCATCATGCCCGGCTCGGACTTGTCGCAGCCGGCCAGCAGCACCGCCCCGTCGAGTTGCTCGGCACGGAACACCGTCTCGACCGAGTCGGCGATCACCTCGCGCGAGATGAGCGAGTAGTGCATGCCGCTGTGACCCATCGAGATCCCGTCCGAGACCGAGATGGTGCCGAACTCGAGCGGGAAGCCGTCGGCACCGCGGACGCCGACCTTCGCCCGTTTCGCCAGCCGGTCGAGCGAGAGGTTGCACGGCGTGATCTCGTTCCAGCTCGACGCGACGCCGATCTGCGGCTTGCGCCAGTCGTCATCGCCCATGCCCACCGCACGCAGCATGCCGCGGGCCGCGGCCCGCTCCACGCCGTCGGTGACGGTGCCGCTGTGTGGCTTGCGATGTTGCCGGGGGTGCTGTTCGGGCTGCTCGGTGCTCACGCGTCAAACACTAAGGGTTACCGTCGTTGCGTGTCGTCGGCATCCCCCTCCCTCGCAGCCCGGACGTTCCGGCTGCCGCGTTCGGCCTACCTGATCGTGCTGTTCGTCCTGTTCTGCACGGTGCCGCTGGCATTCGCAGGCAGCGGGACGCACGATGCGACCTCCGGCGCGACGGACAGCAGCGGCACGTCGACCGATGTCGAGTACGGGCCCCGGTTGTTGCTGCTGCTGATCCCGATCGCGGTCACGGTGTTCATCGCCCGCACCCGCACCCGGGTCGACGGCGACGGGATCTCGGTGCGCGCGCTGCTGGGCACCCGGCGGCTGGCGTGGAGCGAGCTGCGCGGGCTGTCGGTGAGCGGTCGCAGCGTGTACGCGGTGGCTGCCGACGGCTCCGTGCGCCTGCCGTGCGTGGGCATCGCCGACCTGGCGGCGCTCTCGCGCGCCAGCGCCGGACGGCTGCCCGAGGTGGCGCCACCGAAGCCGAAGTACGCGCCGTCGCGGCGCCCCGCGCGCCGCCGCTGAGCCTGCGTTCAGCCGACCACGTTCCGCAGCGGCTCGCCGGCGACGAACCTGCCCACCTGCTCGCGCAGCAGCGCGTGCGCTCGGTCGAGCCAGCGGGCCGTCCCGCCGCCGATGTGCGGGGTCAGCAGCAGGTTGGGCACCCGCCACAGCGGATGGCCCGCAGGCAGCGGCTCCGGATCGGTGACGTCGAGAAAGGCGCGCAGCCGGCGGGCGGACAGCTCGGCGGTGAGCGCGTCGGTGTCCACCACCGCACCGCGAGCGACGTTGACCACGACGGCCCCGTCGGGCAGCGCGGCGAGGAACGCGGCGTCGACCAGGTGGTGCGTGGCCGCGGAATAGGGCAGGGCCAGCACGACCACGTCCTGGTCGGCCAGCAGCGAGGGAACCGCGTCCATCGACAGGACGCCCGCCCGTGCCGTGCGGCCGACCTGCGTCACGTGCGCGCCGAATGCGGCCACCGCCGTGACCACGCGGCTGCCGATGTCACCGACGCCGAGCACCAGCACCCGCTTGCCGTCCAGGCCGTCGGTGCGGTCCGGCTGCCAACTGCCCTGCCGCTGCAGTTCGGCGAACTTGGGCAGCTCACGCAGCACGGCGATCAGACCGCCGACGGCCAGCTCGGCGGTCGAGCCGCCGTGGATGCCCCGCCCGTTGCACAGCACCACGCCCGGCCGGAGCATCGGCGGCCAGGCCTCGTAACCGGCGGACAGCAGCTGAACCACCTGCAGCGCAGGCAACCGTGCCACCGACTCGGCAGGCGGCGGGCCGGCCATGTACGGCGGGACGGCGAACACGACCCGGTCCAGGCCGGGCGGCGGTTCGCTGTTCCAGTCCCAGATGATCGTCTCCACCGCTAGCCCACTGAGGGCGGCGCGCACGTCGTCGGAGGGAACGCAGACCGTCGTCACCGGAAGAAGGCTAGCCGCCGTCACAGGAGCAGCAGGCACACTGGTGGCGTGCACCAGCCCCACCGCCGTCCCGCCGCAGCCGTGGCCGCAGTCTTGCTGCTGGCCGGCTGCACGGCGGGCGCCAAGGCCGACGTGCCGGACTGGAAGCCGCAGCGCTCCTTCCAGGGCGAGGGCCATCCGCCGACGATCGCGCCCGCCCAGCCGCAGCACCCGTCCGCGTCCGAACCGCAGACACCCGGCGGCGCGCCCAGCAGCTCGCCGGACAGTAGCGGCTCGCCGACCAACACGCAGGACCCGGCGGTCGTCGCGAAACACCTGGCGGCGCCCACCGGCCTGGTGCTCATGCCCGATGGCACCGCCCTGGTCGGCGAGCGCACGACCGGCCGCATCGTTCGGGTGCAGCCGGTCGCCGGACGCCCGGTGCCGACGGTGCGAACCCTCACCGGGCTGCGCACGAGCGGCGACGGTGGGCTGCTCGACCTTGCCCTGTCGCCGCACTATCTGCAGGACGCGCTGATCTTCGCCTACCTGACCACCGCGAAGGACAATCGCGTCGTCGCCTTCACCCTCACCGGCCCGGTGACACCGGTGCTCACCGGTATCCCGAACGGCTCCACCGGCAATGCCGGACGGATCACGTTCGGGCCGGACGGCTCGCTCTACGTCGGTACCGGCGACGCGGGCACACCGGCGAACGCGGTGAACCCGCACAGCCTGGCCGGCAAGGTGCTGCGGGTCACCGACATCGGCGAGCCCGCGACCGGCAACCCGGACCCCTCCTCGCCGGTGTTCAGCAGCGGACACCGCAGCATTGCCGGACTGTGCGCGGAGCCCGACACCGGCACCATGCTGGCGGTCGAGGACAGCAGGAGCGGCGGTGCGGTCAACGTGCTCGCACCGGGCGCCACGTACGGCTGGCCGACGAGCAGCCCCGGCGATCGCGCGCCGCTGGCGCAACTGCCGCCGGGCGATTCCGCGCCCGGCGGCTGTGCCGTGGCCGACGGTGTGCTGTACGTGACCTCGCTGGACGGCACGCTCCTGCTGACCGCGAGCCTGCGGGCCAAGGCCAACGCCATCAGCGTCGGCAAGTTCTCCGCCGAACTCAAGGGCAGGTACGGCCGGTTGCGCACTGTGGTCAGCGCCCCGGACGGTGCGCTCTGGATGACCACCTCGAACAAGGACGGGCGCGGAAAGCCGGTGCCCGACGACGAGCGGGTGATCCGGATCGTGCCGTCCGGTGGCGGCGGCAACCAGCCGATGTGAGCCGGTCCGGCACGCGCTGTGCGGGCTCAGCGCAGGCGTTGCGCTATGCCGGCGGTGACCAGCCACACCTCGTCCGCACTGGCGGCCAGGCGCTGGTTCAACAACCCG
This genomic stretch from Jatrophihabitans cynanchi harbors:
- a CDS encoding acetolactate synthase large subunit, with protein sequence MTEPESMTGAQALVRSLEEVGADVVFGIPGGAILPAYDPLYDSTKVRHILVRHEQGAGHAAEGYAQASGKVGVCMATSGPGATNLVTPIADAYMDSVPMVAITGQVSRPMIGTDAFQEADISGITLPITKHNFLVQRAGDVAQAIAQAFHLASTGRPGPVLVDLPKDVLQERTDFSWPPRMDLPGYRPVTRPHGKQIREAARLIAAARRPVLYVGGGVLKARATQELRRLAELTGIPVVTTLMARGAFPDSHRQHLGMPGMHGSVSAVTALQKADLLIALGTRFDDRVTGRLSTFAPGAAVIHADIDPAEIGKNRVADVPIVGDARDVLTDLVPAVEAEFAAGNRTDLTGWWRQLDQWRDTYPLGYDEPADGSLSPQYVIERLGAIAGPETVFAAGVGQHQMWAAQFIKYENPYTFLNSGGAGTMGYSVPAAMGAKVGCPDKLVWAIDGDGCFQMTNQELATCAIEGIPIKVAVINNGNLGMVRQWQTLFYEQRYSQTELGTHKHRIPDFVKLADALGCIGLRCESKADVDSTIEKAMQIDDQPVVVDFTVGADAMVWPMVAAGASNDEIQAARDIRPVFESEE
- the ilvN gene encoding acetolactate synthase small subunit: MSTHTLSVLVENKPGVLARVAGLFSRRGFNIESLAVGPTEHSDISRITILVSVEGSALEQVTKQLNKLVNVLKIVELEDKQAVQRELLLVKVRADETTRRDVLQIVELFKAKVADVGPEVVTAELSGRPDKLDAMLKMLEPYGIREVVQSGMVALGRGPRSMTQAALRSVERSA
- the ilvD gene encoding dihydroxy-acid dehydratase, encoding MSTEQPEQHPRQHRKPHSGTVTDGVERAAARGMLRAVGMGDDDWRKPQIGVASSWNEITPCNLSLDRLAKRAKVGVRGADGFPLEFGTISVSDGISMGHSGMHYSLISREVIADSVETVFRAEQLDGAVLLAGCDKSEPGMMMAAARLDIAAVFLYAGSTLPGRYQGRDVTIIDAFEAVGACLAGRMSREEVTEIEKAICPGEGACGGMYTANTMASAAEALGLSLTGSAAPPAPDSRRDAYAERSGEAVVRLVDAGITARTILTKQAFENAITVVMALGGSTNAVLHLLAIAHEAQVELTLDDFNRIGDKVPHLADVKPFGQYVMTDIDRIGGVPVVMKALLDAGLLHGDCLTVTGRTIAENLHEVAPPDPDGKIIHAMSDPIHRTGGLTILRGSLAPDGAVVKSAGLDYEQFEGTARVFDREQGAMDALAAGQLGAGDVIVIRWEGPKGGPGMREMLAITGAIKGAGLGKQVLLLTDGRFSGGTTGPCIGHVAPEAAHGGPIALVQDGDRIRLDMASRTLDLLVDDAELERRRADWKPLPQHLDFGVAGKYAKLVGSAAQGAVCG
- a CDS encoding CAP domain-containing protein — its product is MARSRRRGLLAVLAGLAVCVGLTAESPQAAVGRTAANPAGAAVVHAPQAAAPLAAPLPAPVSSRPTSPAAERAQLPAAEQRTAYPRVAASSKPSTSKPADSPADAAPAAQGTTRQTTSKHTTTSSMAPSTAASRHAPKQPAKASGSSWSTAARAVLAQLNAERAAHGLRALRMDSRLVSSAHTHNLAMAAHNQMSHQLPGEAWFADRILAAGYPYVYAGENVGWNSVRTVAGALQLETMMYTEKPPNDGHRQNILSPHYTQIGVDVYVDPGTGKIWLTEDFGSRS
- a CDS encoding PH domain-containing protein; translation: MSSASPSLAARTFRLPRSAYLIVLFVLFCTVPLAFAGSGTHDATSGATDSSGTSTDVEYGPRLLLLLIPIAVTVFIARTRTRVDGDGISVRALLGTRRLAWSELRGLSVSGRSVYAVAADGSVRLPCVGIADLAALSRASAGRLPEVAPPKPKYAPSRRPARRR
- a CDS encoding CAP domain-containing protein yields the protein MKRRLAALLLSVILCVTGLGFAQPAAALSSNQLANRLVASINAQRKAHHMAPLRVNRTLVKRATTHANLVRTHARLRNTFAGEPSLSTQLRRLGYPKQRATQAVAWSSTQHSLLRQPSRSKAVRARLLNRTYTQVGVAVRYVSSRHRYVLTVVFARPQSRATQYANSVLRQLNAERRAHGRKALTMNSALVRSAHRHNLTMAAHDQMSHQLPGELFFAQRIERAGYRYVYAGENIGWNSLQTVHGALQLETMMYNERPPNDGHRQNILSPDYVNVGIDVYFDRVNHKLWLTEDFGSR
- a CDS encoding GntR family transcriptional regulator encodes the protein MEQVRQALLNSTLRPGDRLPTVKEVVGSLAINPNTVLKAYRDLEREGLVEGRQGVGTFVLRRPDGPPPSEQAVLRRSLAAWIARAQGAGLADSDIESMVRAGLRAAADEAIA
- a CDS encoding ABC transporter ATP-binding protein; the protein is MNTPAAVVADGLGKRYRAKWALHECTFSVPAGRVCGLVGANGAGKTTLLRMLAGLSRPTAGRAAVAGTAPADDPAFLAEVGFLAQEIPLYRRWSAEDHLRMGAHLNPRWDDAAGRQRLRSLRIPLGQRVGTLSGGQRAQVGLALALAKHPRVLLLDEPVAALDPLARRDFLSTLAEAVAEHGITVMLSSHLVADLERVCDHLVVLADGRTVLADDLDDVLLGHRLLTSTRRDIAALEREHTVLRVERTARQVSVWVRLNGPLHDPGWEQSELSLEEIMLAYLGMSSVGPDESVLREVPA
- a CDS encoding 2-hydroxyacid dehydrogenase, giving the protein MTTVCVPSDDVRAALSGLAVETIIWDWNSEPPPGLDRVVFAVPPYMAGPPPAESVARLPALQVVQLLSAGYEAWPPMLRPGVVLCNGRGIHGGSTAELAVGGLIAVLRELPKFAELQRQGSWQPDRTDGLDGKRVLVLGVGDIGSRVVTAVAAFGAHVTQVGRTARAGVLSMDAVPSLLADQDVVVLALPYSAATHHLVDAAFLAALPDGAVVVNVARGAVVDTDALTAELSARRLRAFLDVTDPEPLPAGHPLWRVPNLLLTPHIGGGTARWLDRAHALLREQVGRFVAGEPLRNVVG
- the ilvC gene encoding ketol-acid reductoisomerase, coding for MAVEIYYDDDADLSIVQGRKVAVIGYGSQGHAHALSLRDSGVDVRVGLPEGSRSRAKAEDEGLRVLTPAEAAAEADLIMILAPDPAQRSLYTESIEPNLKDGDALFFGHGFNIRFGYIKPPAGVDVAMVAPKGPGHLVRRQFVDGKGVPVLVAVEQDATGNAFALALAYAKGIGGTRAGAIKTTFTEETETDLFGEQAVLCGGASQLVMYGFEVLTEAGYAPEVAYFECLHELKLIVDLMYEGGIAKQRWSVSDTAEYGDYVSGPRVIDEHVKANMQAVLADIRSGAFAERFIADQDAGAPEFKALRAKGETHPIEETGRKLRGLMSWVATADDDYTEGTAAR